The genomic region GCCGTCACGGAATATTGGCACATCGGTGCCATGACGACACGGTTATTTAATTGCAAACTTTTGAATTGATAGGGCGAAAATAATTGCTCCGTCATTTATACTGCATCTCCTGTTCCTTGATCATGATATATATGAAGCCTTACTTATTGTCCAAATCCGAAAACATTTTTCCATTCTTGCCGTAGTTGTCCTTCTCCAGATCCTCAATGAAAATAAAGACCTTGCTCGGTTCAACATCCAGTGTCTCACAGGCTACCTCGGTCATACGTTCAATCAACTGACGTTTCTGCTCAGTCGTCTTGCCTTCCAGTACCTTAACGGTGATAAATGGCATGTCTTGAACACATCCTTTCTTCATCATTTATTATGAACCTGGCGTATGGAAACACAAGTACGTACATTTTTGTGCCTTGGTACCCTTTTTGATACCTAGTTATTCTCATATTTCGGTTCTGCCCCATTCTGGAAATGACTGCAAAACATGATATGATAACCATAGAGATGCACAATAATTACTATACCCAATTTACATAAGTTGTGACTAACGGTTACACGATAACGGAGAGGGTAGAAATAACCTGTAGAAGCGGAGCTAAAAGCTTTCTGCAAGAAAGCTACTTCGAAAGCATACGCTATCCTCAGATTTTCACCTTTGTAAAAGTGGATCAAAAAATCTGGGGATAACAGCGATCAGAAGGTTATTCTGGCCTCGTAGTGGATCAGTGTAAAACAAGTAGCTCAACTTATATACTACTCAAGCTAGGGAGAGATTATAGATGAAAGATATATTAATTCAAAGACTGAGTACTTATGTTCAGATGGATACCCAATCCGATGAAAATAGCGAGACCTGCCCTTCCACACCCGGCCAACTGGCCTTGGGCAAACTGCTCGTTGAAGAATGTAACTCCATTGGTCTGCAAGAAGTGACGATGGATGAGAATGGTTATGTCATGGCTACACTGCCATCCAATACCGACAAAGATGTTCCCGTGATCGGTTTCCTGGCTCACCTCGATACAGCGACCGACTTCACAGGCAAAAATGTTAAACCGCAGGTTATCGATAACTATGACGGTGCTGACATTGTACTTAATTCGGAACTGGATGTTGTGCTGTCCAACAAAGATTTCCCGGAACTGCACGAGTATAAAGGCCACACGCTGATTACAACTGACGGTACAACATTGCTTGGTGCAGACAATAAGGCAGGCATTGCCGAGATCATGACGGCGATGGCCTATCTGATTGACCACCCGGAAGTGAAACACGGTAAGATTCGGGTTGCTTTTACCCCAGATGAAGAGATTGGCCGCGGACCGCACAAGTTTGACGTAGCTGCTTTTGGAGCCAAATATGCTTACACCGTCGACGGTGGACCACTTGGTGAGCTGGAATACGAGAGCTTTAACGCAGCTGCAGCTAAAATTACCGTACGAGGCACCAATGTGCATCCCGGAACAGCGAAGAATAAGATGGTGAACTCTCTGAAAATTGCGATGGAATTGAATCGACGCCTGCCTGTAGAGGAAGCTCCTGAATTCACGGACGGTTATGATGGTTTCTACCATCTGCTGTCTTTAGAGGGTGACGTTGAGCTGACGAAGATGAGCTACATCATCCGTGATTTTGACCGGGCAAAGTTTGAAGAGCGTAAAACGAATCTGCTCCATATTGCAAACGAACTGAAGACCAAGTACGGAGAGAAAAGCATTACTGTGGAATTGAATGACCAGTACTATAACATGCGTGAGAAAATTGAACCCGTACGCCAGATCGTCGATATTGCCCATGAGGCCATGACCCGACTGGACATCGAACCTGTTATTCGCCCCATCCGTGGAGGAACAGATGGTTCACAGTTATCCTATATGGGTATGCCAACACCGAATATCTTCACTGGCGGTGAGAACTACCATGGCAAATTTGAATATGTGTCGGTAGACAATATGGTGAAGGCAACCCGTGTCATTGTAGAGATTGCTCAATTGTTCGAGCAACGCGGAGATATCTAATCTGCGTGAAGCGCAGTGTATAAAGAGCACCCTCTGGTATTTTCCCGAGGGTGCTCTTTATTGTACCGTACTGTATTGTTCCTTATTATATTGTGTCGTGTCGTTTCGTTTCATATAGACACACAAGCTTGTCCTTATTTTCAAAAACGATCACTCATATATATTGCCTCCTGCGATCGTACGTAGCTGTTCCAGATCACAGATTATGAGCTTCCGACGCACTTTGCGAATAATATTTCGATCACACAGATTGTGAACGACCCTGTTGAGATGTCTGTAACTAGTGCCCAGCATATCCGCAAGCTCGGTCAGTTTGGAAGTCTGAATCTCTTCCGAGGAGGACTCGTCCTGCTCCATCGTGGACAACAGGTAACTGGCAAATCGACTCTCTACCGGATATAACATATTGAGACTCGAAAGGTTCGAGAAGGTGTACAACTTATGCGTTACTTGACTGAGCATGAAGTGGAGAAATTTAGGATTCTCTGCATATGTATTCTGGAGAACGCGATAGCTGATACCAAGCAGCAGGCTTTTGCTCACAGACTCTACCGTATTATTGGCCTCCTTGCCATTGACCAGCTCCAGATCGCCCACGAGCGCGAGCGGTGTACTGAAACGAAGCAACAGAGACTTGCCGTTAGGCAGTGTGGTATAGATTTTGAGCTTACCCTGCACGAGAAAATACAATCGCTCCGGCCGCTCGCCTTTGACACATATCATCTCGCCCTTCACAGCCTCCAGCAGTCGCAACTCAGCGAGTGCAGACTCGTCCAGCACCTGATCCAATCCATTCTCACGTGCGAGTTGACGTACAAGCCCAAAGTCCATAATTTCTTTCATTCCGACTTCCCCTCCGTTGCCGTATATAACGTATACAAAAGGACATATGTCCCATAATTGATATAGATCCGTACAAATATCTTGATATAAAAATAGTTACAACTAGCACTTATATCCAATAAATCATTTCACATGGAAAACATTTAAAAATTTAATCATAAAATGTTCATTCTTTCATGCAAAATGCCGTTCACGAAAAGCCATTTCCGTCCGATGAAAGATAGAGCATTCCATAGATCGTAAAAATAATTTATTCAGATATTGAAAGGATGAGCATATTCAATGAACGTTGTAGATGCACTGCTTAAAGTAATGCCTTATATTAGTCAGATTCTAAGAGAACCAGCCAGCTTATCCGTATATGATCACGAAAAGGTATTGGAAGTTATAACAACAGAGAAATTTGACCTTGGTTTTGAAAAAGGGATGTTGCTCCTGGACTCATTTCAAAACTTTGCCGTCTTGAAAAATGGAAGAGAAGCTACCCTCACCACTTTACCTAAAGAAATTTATGGTATTGAGCTGGATACGCTGAACATTCCGATCTTTGATGATCAGCAAAAAGTCGTTGCCGTTTTCTGTGTGTCTTATGACCAATCTAATCAGAATCAACTTGAAGATATTATACAAGAAAACCAAACCATCAATGGTAATCTGGTTGATATGGTGCAACACGTTGCTGCTCATGCTGAAGAATTGCAGGCCACCAGTGAGCAGATCCTGCAAAACACACGACTTGCTGTTCAGAACTCTTCCCAAATCAACAAGGTAGCCGGGTTCATTCGCGAAATTTCCGAACAAACCAACTTGCTTGGCCTGAACGCCGCTATAGAAGCTGCCCGCGTTGGTGAAGCTGGTGCTGGCTTTGGTGTGGTTGCATCTGAAGTACGCAAACTCTCTGTAGATGCCAAACAAGCTACAAGTGATATCGATACCAGTCTGAGAGATGTACAACAGGTGATCAAACAGATGGAAGTTGAGGTTTCCCAGATTGCAGCCTCTTCACAGGAACAAGCCACGCTTGTATCTTCCTTCACAGATGTCATCGAGAAGCTCAATGACACGGGCGAGCGTATGAAAGCTCTGTCTGAACAACTGATCAGTTATTCCGTTAAAAATTAATCAAAATATATCTTTGATGAACTTTGGCTAGTGCAAAGATACATTTTATATGTAATAAACAGGACTCGGGTTGCCCATGATGGATAATCCAAGTCCTGTTTATTATGTCCGTTTGGTTATCATTAACCAAATTTAGTTGCAATCTTAATTTGCTACATGTAATGATTTGTCCCCAATCACTTCTTCTTCCGACTCCCAGCACTCCACTTCACCCGGAATAAGGATACGGTCACGGGTAAAGACGGGATCACGTCCTTCGGCCTTTTGCTTCTTATAGTCCTTCAGCGCTTCAAACGTCACCTTGGACAGCATCAGAATCGCAATCAGGTTCACCACCACCATGAGCCCCATGAACAGGTCCGCCAAATCCCATACCAGCTGTACTTTGGCTACCGCACCGAACACCACCATCGCGATAACGCAAATACGGTACACCCACAGCCAAATTTTGTTGGATTTGATAAACTCAATGTTGGTTTCACCGTAGTAATAATTTCCGATTAGCGTACTGAAGGCAAACAGGAACACCATGACCGCCAGGAATCCGGATGCCCATGAACCAATATGTACACTTAATGCAGCCTGAGTCAATTCAATGCCACCCAGATTAGAACCTTTGTAGACTCCCGATAGCAAAATAATCATGGCTGTGCTTGTACATATAATAAGCGTATCTGTCAGCACACCAAAAGCCTGAATAAGTCCCTGTTTCACCGGATGTGTTGTATCCGCTGTAGCAGCGGCATTCGGGGCACTACCCATGCCCGCCTCATTGGAGAACAATCCGCGTTTCACACCGTTCATCAGCGCAGCACCCAACGTTCCGCCTGCCACCTGCTCGATGCCGAAGGCATTTTTGACGATCAACGCAACCATAGCCGGAAGCTGGGTAATGTTAGCCAGCACCACAAAAGCCGCTACCCCAATGTACAATACGGCAAGCACAACGACGATGTACTCCGATGCTTTTGCAATCCGTTTGACACCGCCCATAATAATTCCTGCAAATACCACAGCCATAATGATCCCCACCGTTAACCGATCCGTACCGAATGAGTTTTCGAATGCGACGGTAATGGTGTTGGACTGCACCGCATTAAATACCAAACCGAATGAAAGCGTAATGAGAATAGCAAATAAAATCCCCATCCAGCGCTTCCCCAGCCCACGCTCCATATAATATGCCGGACCCCCGCGGAATCCGCCCTTATCCTTCACTTTATAGATCTGAGCCAGCGTGCT from Paenibacillus sp. FSL R5-0341 harbors:
- a CDS encoding alanine/glycine:cation symporter family protein, which gives rise to MEQTIQDIVVIFNDFLWSKVLIILLVVCGIYFTTKTRFMQFRMIGDMVKVLREPKSKEPGKISPFQAFCISMAARVGTGNITGIALAIALGGPGAVFWMWVIAIIGSASSFVESTLAQIYKVKDKGGFRGGPAYYMERGLGKRWMGILFAILITLSFGLVFNAVQSNTITVAFENSFGTDRLTVGIIMAVVFAGIIMGGVKRIAKASEYIVVVLAVLYIGVAAFVVLANITQLPAMVALIVKNAFGIEQVAGGTLGAALMNGVKRGLFSNEAGMGSAPNAAATADTTHPVKQGLIQAFGVLTDTLIICTSTAMIILLSGVYKGSNLGGIELTQAALSVHIGSWASGFLAVMVFLFAFSTLIGNYYYGETNIEFIKSNKIWLWVYRICVIAMVVFGAVAKVQLVWDLADLFMGLMVVVNLIAILMLSKVTFEALKDYKKQKAEGRDPVFTRDRILIPGEVECWESEEEVIGDKSLHVAN
- a CDS encoding 4-oxalocrotonate tautomerase family protein codes for the protein MPFITVKVLEGKTTEQKRQLIERMTEVACETLDVEPSKVFIFIEDLEKDNYGKNGKMFSDLDNK
- the pepT gene encoding peptidase T; this encodes MKDILIQRLSTYVQMDTQSDENSETCPSTPGQLALGKLLVEECNSIGLQEVTMDENGYVMATLPSNTDKDVPVIGFLAHLDTATDFTGKNVKPQVIDNYDGADIVLNSELDVVLSNKDFPELHEYKGHTLITTDGTTLLGADNKAGIAEIMTAMAYLIDHPEVKHGKIRVAFTPDEEIGRGPHKFDVAAFGAKYAYTVDGGPLGELEYESFNAAAAKITVRGTNVHPGTAKNKMVNSLKIAMELNRRLPVEEAPEFTDGYDGFYHLLSLEGDVELTKMSYIIRDFDRAKFEERKTNLLHIANELKTKYGEKSITVELNDQYYNMREKIEPVRQIVDIAHEAMTRLDIEPVIRPIRGGTDGSQLSYMGMPTPNIFTGGENYHGKFEYVSVDNMVKATRVIVEIAQLFEQRGDI
- a CDS encoding cyclic nucleotide-binding domain-containing protein, yielding MKEIMDFGLVRQLARENGLDQVLDESALAELRLLEAVKGEMICVKGERPERLYFLVQGKLKIYTTLPNGKSLLLRFSTPLALVGDLELVNGKEANNTVESVSKSLLLGISYRVLQNTYAENPKFLHFMLSQVTHKLYTFSNLSSLNMLYPVESRFASYLLSTMEQDESSSEEIQTSKLTELADMLGTSYRHLNRVVHNLCDRNIIRKVRRKLIICDLEQLRTIAGGNIYE
- a CDS encoding methyl-accepting chemotaxis protein, with protein sequence MNVVDALLKVMPYISQILREPASLSVYDHEKVLEVITTEKFDLGFEKGMLLLDSFQNFAVLKNGREATLTTLPKEIYGIELDTLNIPIFDDQQKVVAVFCVSYDQSNQNQLEDIIQENQTINGNLVDMVQHVAAHAEELQATSEQILQNTRLAVQNSSQINKVAGFIREISEQTNLLGLNAAIEAARVGEAGAGFGVVASEVRKLSVDAKQATSDIDTSLRDVQQVIKQMEVEVSQIAASSQEQATLVSSFTDVIEKLNDTGERMKALSEQLISYSVKN